Proteins encoded within one genomic window of Nonomuraea gerenzanensis:
- a CDS encoding GlxA family transcriptional regulator — translation MPPHIVVIAVVDGVELLDVAGPIEVFSTADRLLNKDVPGYKTLIAGPRPGLVRCAGGTSIAADLSWKGLPHEIGTLIVPGGLVFDEGGVKALEADSLVQWLATPAAHRASRIASVCAGAHMLAAAGLLDGRRATTHWATAAQLAADHPEVAVEPDAIYVRDEHVWTSAGVSTGIDLALALVAHDHHAELARRVARWLVMYMRRPGGQSQFSELLAYPSATDAQIARLQAWIPDHLTEDLSNDALACRASLSVRHFSRIFRQQVGMTPAQYVESVRLDAAARHLLHTGNGLRTIANAVGFGSVETLHRLFKQRFGVTPAAYRERFTTGGT, via the coding sequence ATGCCCCCTCACATCGTCGTGATCGCCGTGGTCGACGGCGTAGAGCTTCTCGACGTCGCCGGCCCGATCGAGGTGTTCTCCACCGCCGATCGCCTGCTGAACAAGGACGTCCCCGGCTACAAGACGCTGATCGCCGGCCCTCGGCCCGGGCTCGTCCGCTGTGCCGGAGGCACCTCCATCGCAGCCGACCTCTCGTGGAAGGGCCTGCCGCACGAGATCGGCACTCTCATCGTGCCAGGTGGCCTGGTGTTCGATGAGGGCGGGGTGAAGGCGCTGGAGGCGGATTCGCTTGTTCAGTGGCTGGCCACCCCCGCCGCTCACCGCGCCTCCCGCATAGCTTCGGTCTGTGCGGGAGCGCACATGCTGGCTGCCGCCGGATTACTGGACGGGCGGCGGGCGACCACACACTGGGCGACGGCGGCCCAGCTCGCAGCCGACCATCCCGAGGTGGCCGTCGAACCTGACGCCATCTACGTACGCGACGAGCACGTGTGGACGTCCGCGGGCGTGTCCACCGGGATAGACCTCGCACTCGCTCTGGTCGCCCACGACCATCATGCCGAGCTGGCCCGCCGTGTCGCCCGGTGGCTCGTCATGTACATGCGACGACCAGGTGGTCAAAGCCAGTTCAGCGAGCTTCTGGCCTACCCCTCAGCCACCGACGCTCAGATCGCCCGCCTGCAGGCGTGGATTCCGGACCACCTCACCGAGGATCTGTCCAACGACGCGCTCGCGTGCCGGGCGAGCCTCAGTGTTCGGCACTTCTCACGAATCTTCCGTCAGCAGGTCGGGATGACACCAGCGCAGTATGTGGAGTCGGTCCGGCTCGATGCCGCCGCGCGGCACCTCCTCCACACCGGCAACGGGCTCAGGACCATCGCGAACGCGGTCGGGTTCGGCTCCGTCGAGACGCTCCACCGGCTGTTCAAGCAGCGCTTCGGCGTCACGCCTGCGGCGTATCGGGAGCGTTTCACCACAGGAGGAACATGA
- a CDS encoding SDR family oxidoreductase — translation MTFLVIGAAGAQGGAVARRLVAEGHTVRGLTRSGRVPHGVEPVAGDLGDAEAVKAAFAGVTHASVTLPLVYEPDTVAAYVRHVRDSALAAGVRRLVFNTANRLPEDTTQVAAFETRRWAMRTLQSAGLPVVVLCPPVYLDNLAAPWVAGPLAAEGVLRYPLPADLPVPWLSLDDLGAITHAALVRDDLEGAVLKIGGPDVVTGDELADAFGAQYAAQDPADFESGLAMALGASKAAEVAATYRWAAADHDLFAPVPAVADLLGLRLTPLRTWITAQRWATR, via the coding sequence ATGACCTTTCTTGTAATCGGGGCGGCAGGCGCTCAGGGCGGCGCGGTCGCTCGGCGACTCGTCGCTGAGGGGCACACGGTGCGCGGCCTGACCAGGAGCGGCCGAGTGCCGCATGGAGTGGAGCCGGTCGCCGGTGATCTCGGCGACGCTGAGGCGGTGAAGGCGGCCTTCGCCGGGGTGACACACGCGTCCGTGACACTGCCCCTGGTCTACGAGCCGGACACGGTGGCCGCGTACGTTCGCCATGTGCGCGACTCCGCGCTGGCGGCCGGGGTGCGGCGGCTGGTGTTCAACACCGCCAACCGGCTGCCCGAGGACACCACACAGGTGGCGGCCTTCGAGACGCGCCGGTGGGCGATGCGTACGCTGCAGTCGGCCGGTCTGCCGGTCGTGGTGCTGTGCCCGCCGGTCTACTTGGACAACCTGGCGGCGCCGTGGGTGGCGGGTCCGCTGGCGGCCGAGGGCGTGCTGCGCTACCCGCTGCCCGCCGACCTGCCGGTGCCCTGGCTCTCGCTCGACGATCTGGGCGCCATCACGCACGCCGCGCTCGTGCGTGACGATCTGGAGGGCGCCGTGCTGAAGATCGGCGGGCCCGACGTGGTGACCGGCGATGAGCTGGCTGACGCCTTCGGCGCCCAGTACGCCGCGCAGGATCCGGCTGACTTCGAGTCGGGCCTGGCGATGGCGCTGGGCGCATCGAAGGCCGCCGAGGTGGCGGCCACCTACCGCTGGGCCGCCGCCGACCACGATCTGTTCGCGCCCGTCCCCGCAGTGGCCGATCTGCTGGGCCTACGGCTGACGCCGTTGCGCACCTGGATCACCGCCCAGCGCTGGGCGACCCGGTGA
- a CDS encoding AraC family transcriptional regulator, translated as MKGDLLSALLAPLRLEGVFHSRWQAGAPWGIAGEGEDCALLHYVHDGTCAVELPGAEPVLLRAGDLAVFPHGSAHRLGDRPGRPTVPLASVLPERPPGGMSTVELGGPGERTVLLCGGLHYDRAAVSPLYRVLPPVLVLDQAALEGHGLLRDVLGRLANEWHLAEGGATLVTLRAFELVFVLALRAAVGELAEGSAILRALHHPAIGTALHVVQTRFAEPWTVESLAAQAGLSRSAFASTFRELVGEAPMRHLTARRMQEAARLLSDTGLSHSRISERVGYESTVGFHLAFRKWYGVTPGDYRRRWSQTLRGTAPMRKEAGQLSGPND; from the coding sequence GTGAAGGGTGACCTGCTGAGCGCTCTGCTGGCCCCGTTGCGCCTGGAGGGCGTCTTCCACAGCCGCTGGCAGGCCGGCGCGCCGTGGGGCATCGCAGGCGAGGGCGAGGACTGCGCGCTGCTGCACTATGTGCATGACGGCACCTGCGCCGTCGAGTTGCCCGGCGCCGAGCCTGTGCTGCTGCGCGCCGGGGACCTGGCCGTCTTCCCGCACGGCAGCGCCCACCGGCTGGGCGACCGGCCGGGGCGACCCACCGTGCCGCTCGCCTCTGTGCTGCCCGAGCGGCCGCCGGGCGGCATGAGCACTGTCGAACTCGGCGGGCCCGGCGAGCGGACCGTCCTGCTCTGCGGCGGGCTCCATTACGACCGGGCCGCCGTCTCGCCACTCTATCGAGTACTGCCGCCCGTCCTGGTCCTCGACCAGGCTGCGCTGGAAGGTCACGGACTGCTCCGTGACGTCCTCGGGCGGCTGGCGAACGAGTGGCACCTGGCCGAAGGCGGCGCGACGCTGGTCACGCTGCGTGCCTTCGAGCTCGTCTTCGTGCTGGCGCTGCGGGCCGCGGTGGGCGAGCTGGCCGAGGGCTCTGCGATCCTGCGGGCGTTACATCATCCGGCGATCGGGACGGCGCTGCACGTCGTACAGACCAGATTCGCCGAGCCTTGGACGGTGGAGTCACTGGCAGCCCAGGCCGGGCTGTCGCGTTCGGCGTTCGCGTCGACCTTCCGCGAGCTGGTCGGTGAGGCGCCGATGCGGCACCTGACGGCCCGCCGCATGCAGGAGGCCGCGCGCCTGTTGAGCGATACCGGGCTTTCTCACAGCCGGATCAGCGAGCGCGTCGGCTATGAGTCCACGGTCGGCTTCCACCTGGCCTTCCGCAAGTGGTACGGAGTCACCCCCGGTGACTACCGCCGCCGATGGTCTCAAACGCTGCGGGGTACGGCTCCGATGCGCAAGGAGGCCGGTCAGCTCTCTGGGCCTAACGACTGA
- a CDS encoding MFS transporter: MRTRSKWVALGLGTAAQTSGTIYLYGLPFLLPALRESTGMTLPQLGFLLACPSIGMVVAMLGWGAIADRHGERLIIGAGLGLGGLLLSLAGLASGVLMGVLLVLAGAAGSAVYAASGRLVVGWFEPGRRGLAMGIRQASQPLGVAVAGVALPAIAEQWGIRVAFAVPAGICMAAALVTVLLLAPAPRATVSSNDPNAASPYRRGSSVWRVHVASALLVIGQITVGTFAFDYLVRGLGWTPTMAGPLLGAAQLIGAAARIGAGRWSDRSPGKGGPLRRLALVNTITLAALASSVALDAWPGPWLLVVAIVATVSWHGVGYAAVAELVPVSWSGRAMSVQTIVQNLASSATPPAMGTLIATLGYAAGFGTAALFPLAAAITVTPLTSRTGRAVPEVST; the protein is encoded by the coding sequence ATGCGCACAAGATCTAAGTGGGTTGCGCTGGGGCTGGGCACGGCGGCTCAGACCTCGGGCACGATCTATCTCTACGGCCTGCCGTTCCTGCTCCCCGCCCTGCGCGAGTCAACCGGCATGACTCTGCCCCAGCTCGGCTTCCTGCTCGCCTGCCCGTCCATCGGCATGGTCGTGGCCATGTTGGGCTGGGGCGCCATCGCGGACAGACACGGTGAGCGGCTGATCATCGGAGCCGGGCTCGGGCTTGGCGGGCTGCTGCTGAGCCTGGCCGGGCTGGCCTCGGGGGTACTGATGGGCGTGCTGCTGGTGCTGGCGGGCGCGGCGGGCTCGGCGGTGTACGCGGCGAGCGGGCGACTGGTCGTGGGCTGGTTCGAGCCGGGCCGGCGTGGGCTGGCCATGGGCATCCGGCAGGCCTCGCAACCCCTCGGCGTGGCCGTGGCCGGCGTGGCGTTGCCCGCGATCGCCGAGCAGTGGGGCATCCGGGTCGCCTTCGCGGTACCGGCGGGGATCTGCATGGCCGCCGCGCTGGTGACCGTGCTGCTGCTCGCCCCGGCACCAAGGGCGACCGTCAGCTCCAACGACCCGAACGCGGCCTCCCCGTACCGGAGAGGATCGTCAGTGTGGCGCGTGCACGTCGCCAGCGCCCTGCTGGTCATCGGGCAGATCACCGTGGGCACCTTCGCGTTCGACTACCTGGTGCGGGGCCTCGGCTGGACACCCACCATGGCAGGGCCGTTGCTGGGGGCGGCACAGCTGATCGGCGCGGCCGCCCGGATCGGGGCCGGACGATGGTCGGACCGCTCACCCGGCAAGGGCGGCCCGCTGCGCCGCCTCGCCCTGGTCAACACCATCACCCTGGCCGCGTTGGCCTCCTCCGTGGCGCTGGACGCCTGGCCGGGCCCCTGGCTGCTGGTCGTGGCGATCGTGGCGACGGTGAGCTGGCACGGCGTCGGCTACGCGGCCGTCGCGGAGCTGGTGCCCGTCTCGTGGTCGGGCCGCGCGATGTCGGTCCAGACGATCGTACAGAACCTCGCCTCCTCGGCCACCCCGCCCGCGATGGGCACGCTCATCGCGACCCTTGGCTACGCCGCAGGCTTCGGTACCGCCGCACTGTTCCCGCTCGCCGCGGCGATCACCGTAACGCCACTGACCTCGCGAACAGGCAGAGCAGTCCCCGAGGTCAGCACGTAG
- a CDS encoding DUF4440 domain-containing protein, with amino-acid sequence MNAVEAEIVRHHKVIERWLTGAAAPEEFARFADAHAPGFTLITPDGRTLSRDQVLAEVEPLYGNAPGLTVEIRHVRFVASEGALLVATYQEVQPDGIRQSTVVFQGAKWLHLHEVWLP; translated from the coding sequence GTGAACGCCGTGGAGGCGGAGATCGTCCGTCACCACAAGGTCATCGAACGCTGGCTGACCGGCGCCGCCGCACCGGAAGAGTTCGCCCGCTTCGCCGACGCCCACGCCCCCGGCTTCACGCTCATCACCCCCGACGGCCGAACGCTCTCCCGCGACCAGGTCCTCGCCGAGGTCGAGCCACTCTACGGGAACGCGCCCGGGCTGACGGTCGAGATCCGCCACGTGCGATTCGTCGCATCCGAAGGAGCCCTCCTCGTCGCCACCTACCAGGAGGTCCAGCCGGATGGGATCCGGCAGTCCACCGTGGTCTTTCAGGGCGCCAAGTGGTTGCACCTGCACGAGGTCTGGCTACCGTGA
- a CDS encoding fibronectin type III domain-containing protein encodes MMRRKSVLAAVIAAVLLAVATGGTALGSSATTSRAASAAAATPGCGKTPTLRSGTHSIQSSGRTRSFILRIPDNYNNNNPYRLIFGFHWLNGTANDVDTGGSSGFTWSYYGLRQLANNTAIFVAPQGLNNGWANSGGEDLTFVDDMLRLIEADLCVDTTQRFAGGFSYGGGMSYALACARATVFRAVAVYSGAQLSGCSGGTQPIAYIGLHGLRDNVLNISQGRSLRDRFVRNNGCTAQNPPEPAQGSLTHTVTTYSGCQSGYPVAWAAFDSGHTPGPVDGSTAEDGARTWTKTVVWNFFNQFQSTNDTTPPTSPGTPAVSNVTATSATLTWTASTDQGGSGLAGYNVYRVTGATDPLLGQSATNSITLTGLTADTAYQVYVRARDGAGNLSANSPFVAFTTTSTGGDTTPPTAPAGLAASGTTADGTNLSWSASTDDVGVTGYDILRAPGATGGTFAQVGTSATTSFSDTGLTPGTTYRYQVRARDAAGNLSPVSNTVQVTTSGGTTGTCTATATVQSQWGTGYVIQPVTVTNTSTSTITSWTVTFTLPAGHTLTGSWNATVTTGGQTVTAKSVSFNGTLAPGASTTSFGFQAGRPGGNTALPSGYTCTSA; translated from the coding sequence ATGATGCGGCGCAAATCCGTCCTCGCCGCTGTCATCGCGGCGGTGCTTCTCGCGGTGGCCACCGGCGGTACGGCGCTGGGCAGCAGCGCAACCACGTCACGTGCGGCGAGCGCCGCCGCGGCGACGCCAGGATGCGGCAAGACTCCAACGCTCAGAAGCGGCACGCACTCGATTCAGAGCAGCGGCCGGACTCGTTCCTTCATCCTGAGAATCCCCGACAACTACAACAACAACAACCCCTACCGGTTGATCTTCGGCTTCCACTGGCTCAACGGCACCGCCAACGACGTCGATACGGGCGGGAGCAGCGGATTCACCTGGTCTTACTACGGGCTCAGGCAACTGGCGAACAACACCGCGATCTTCGTTGCCCCCCAGGGCCTGAACAACGGCTGGGCCAACTCCGGCGGCGAAGACCTGACCTTTGTCGACGACATGCTCAGGCTGATCGAAGCAGACCTGTGCGTCGACACCACACAGCGGTTCGCCGGAGGCTTCAGCTACGGCGGCGGCATGAGTTACGCCCTGGCCTGCGCCCGGGCGACGGTCTTCCGCGCCGTCGCCGTCTACTCCGGCGCACAACTCAGCGGATGCAGCGGCGGCACCCAGCCCATCGCCTACATCGGGCTACACGGTCTCAGGGACAACGTCCTCAACATCTCTCAGGGCCGGTCGCTGCGCGACAGGTTCGTCAGGAACAACGGATGCACTGCCCAGAACCCCCCGGAGCCGGCACAGGGCAGCCTGACGCACACCGTCACCACCTACTCGGGATGCCAATCCGGGTACCCGGTCGCATGGGCGGCGTTCGACAGCGGTCACACTCCGGGGCCAGTGGACGGGTCCACCGCTGAGGACGGCGCACGTACCTGGACCAAGACAGTGGTGTGGAACTTCTTCAACCAGTTCCAGAGCACGAACGACACCACACCGCCGACCTCGCCGGGCACTCCCGCCGTCTCCAACGTGACCGCCACCAGCGCCACCCTGACCTGGACGGCATCCACCGACCAGGGCGGCTCCGGCCTGGCCGGTTACAACGTCTACCGCGTGACGGGCGCCACCGACCCGCTGCTCGGCCAGTCCGCCACCAACTCGATCACCCTGACCGGGTTGACCGCCGACACCGCGTACCAGGTCTATGTACGCGCGCGGGACGGCGCGGGCAACCTGTCGGCCAACTCCCCGTTCGTCGCGTTCACCACGACCTCCACCGGCGGCGACACCACACCACCGACCGCCCCGGCCGGGTTGGCGGCCTCCGGCACCACCGCCGACGGCACCAACCTGTCCTGGAGCGCCTCCACTGACGACGTCGGGGTGACCGGCTATGACATCCTGCGCGCACCTGGGGCCACCGGCGGCACCTTCGCCCAGGTCGGCACCTCTGCCACGACCTCGTTCAGCGACACGGGCCTGACCCCGGGCACCACCTACCGTTACCAGGTCCGCGCCCGGGACGCCGCCGGCAACCTCTCGCCGGTGTCCAACACGGTTCAGGTCACCACCAGCGGCGGCACCACCGGGACGTGCACGGCCACGGCGACCGTGCAGAGCCAGTGGGGCACCGGCTATGTGATCCAGCCGGTGACCGTCACCAACACCAGCACCTCGACGATCACCAGCTGGACGGTCACCTTCACGCTCCCGGCCGGGCACACGCTGACCGGCTCGTGGAACGCCACCGTCACCACCGGCGGGCAGACCGTCACGGCCAAGAGCGTGAGCTTCAACGGCACGCTGGCCCCCGGAGCCAGCACCACCAGCTTCGGCTTCCAGGCCGGCCGCCCCGGCGGCAACACGGCCCTGCCCTCCGGATACACCTGCACCAGCGCGTAA
- a CDS encoding HD domain-containing protein yields the protein MLPTVPRTPTSQAAADLAAEAAPAYLLNHSYRTYLFGRCIVPEPEVDDEAAFVAAMIHDLGLTDAYAGESEFARAGADLACRFLEGRGWDLERIQLVEEAILRHTNLVAEQVPVVRLVQAGAALDVAGLGREGLASDDLAEILTAYPRLDFASSMRNSFLDEAHRHPEGAFAQLERAIALSGRFGSNPIDAASA from the coding sequence ATGCTCCCCACGGTTCCTCGAACGCCCACATCCCAGGCGGCCGCCGACCTCGCCGCCGAGGCCGCGCCCGCCTACCTGCTCAATCACAGCTACCGCACCTATCTCTTCGGCCGGTGCATCGTCCCCGAGCCCGAAGTCGACGATGAGGCGGCCTTCGTCGCGGCGATGATCCACGATCTCGGCCTCACCGACGCCTACGCCGGCGAGAGCGAGTTCGCACGCGCCGGTGCCGATCTCGCGTGCCGCTTCCTCGAAGGGCGCGGATGGGACCTTGAGCGCATCCAGCTGGTGGAGGAGGCGATCCTGCGGCACACCAACCTCGTGGCTGAGCAGGTGCCCGTCGTCCGGCTGGTCCAAGCGGGGGCGGCCCTCGACGTCGCCGGACTCGGCCGGGAAGGACTCGCATCCGATGATCTCGCCGAGATCTTGACGGCCTATCCGCGGCTTGACTTCGCATCGAGCATGCGAAACAGCTTCCTCGATGAGGCCCACCGGCATCCGGAGGGCGCCTTCGCCCAGCTCGAACGAGCCATCGCACTCTCCGGTCGATTCGGCAGCAACCCGATCGACGCTGCAAGCGCATGA